CACTCATAATCTCCATCTCATAGCTGTCGATTAGACGACCGTCTCTTCGAGACGGACGTGATCACTCAATCGGGCGTAGACGCTGGTCTCGTCGCCGAATGAACGTCGACCACTCGAGCCACTCGCTCGCCTACACTGTTCGCTCCGATAACGTAATGATCGTTGACACCGTTAGTAGCCTACGTCGGCAGAGCCGGTCGACGGCATCACAATGGGGATAGGGGGGAAATCACCGATCATCGCGATACGCGACGATCACCATCCCCGCTGCCGACGTGCGTACACCCTTTCGAAACTAGTATTCGGCCGTTGACCATATTGAACACAGCTGAACGCAAGCATACAAAGATTCATACGCTCCAACAAATCATCTGAATGTATGGTTGCAATCGGAATCGGGGCTCCGATCTACGTAATTATCCAAGCAGTTATCGCGCGCTTCGTCTACCGTGAAGCTTCGGCTCACAATCGACGATCACCGCTTGTAGTTGCCGTAAGCGTATTCGTCCTCAGCATTATGGCGGTGTTCGTCATCCATATCCTTCTTATTTTGCTCGCCCAATCAGTCGTTATCGCACTGTACCGACTTGGTACCTCACGGAACCAGCCAGCGCCTCAATAGCCCACTTCTGAACAGGTGTTCCACTAGTGTCAGCTGTCGACTGTTGTCAACTTCCACAGCATACCTTTTCAGGCCGACGATACAACCCCATCGAGTCCAACGTCACTCCATGGACGATACAGCCGTCGACACGACCGCCTACACCGATCTTGTCGCCGGGTCTACTAGTTTTCCCGAGCAGGCACGCCGCCGCGGCGACACCGAACGCGAGGCCGTCGAGTGGGCGATCGACGAACTCGAGTCGATCGTCGACGAGCAGGGGGGTAACTTAGAGCCGCTGCTCGAGTACGCCCGACGGAGCCGCGAGAGTCTCCCCGAGCGCCACCTGCGCGCCTACGAGGCGATGGCCGAGACGTTCGACGTCGATCCCGAGGTCTACGATGTCTACGTCTTCGCCTATTCGGAACTCTGCGAGGAACTGGCCGACGGATCAGGCCGCTCCGAGAAGAACCCGAAGGGGTGTACGAACGCGCTCGCCGCGCCGCCGAAAGTCGAGTCCGACGGCGGCTTCGACACCGATAGCGCCGAGACGACCGCCGACCCGTGCGCCAGCGATGCCGGGCCGCTCGTGCTCAAAAACCGAGATATCGCGGGCCGCGGAACCCGTCCGAAGTCGATCATCGAACAGCCGCCGATCGACGACTACTACGGCTTCCTGACGGTCGATACCTGCGGGACGATTTCGACCTTCAAAGGCGTCAACGATCAGGGCCTGGTCGCGGCCAACACGTTCATCGACAGCAAACGCGACGACGTCGATCCGGAAGACCAACTCCGAAACGGGACCGTCATCCGGATGATTCTCGAGGAGTGTGCCACCGTCGACGAGGCTCGAGAACTGCTCGAGTCCCACCCGACGCGTCATCTCTGCGGCCAGACGCTGTTTCTCGTGGACGCGACCGACACCTCCCTGCTCGAGGTCGACCCGGTGGCCGAGCGAATCGTCGTCGACGACGATCCCGTCGTGACCAGAACGAACCACTTCGTGAACGGCGAGTCGACGCAGACGGAGAGTTCGACGGAGCGACGCGAACGGTCGCTCGAGTTGCTCGAGGGCGCGGACCGACTCGACCGTGACGACCTGTGGAACTTCGCGCAGGATCACGCGAACGGCCCCGGCGACGACTCGATCTGTCGCCATCCGGAGCTCGAGACGGACGAACCGCACGCGTTCGGGCAGTTGACGACGGCGAGCACGGCGATATTCGAGGGTGGCTCGCCGGTGATTGAGGTTGCGATGGGCAACCCCTGCAAGACGGAGCGCACGCGGTGTGCGTTCGGCGACAAAGTCCCAACCGACCTTCGGACCGGCCACCGGTGCCTCGATCGGCTGCACTGACGGTCGGTTCTCGATTACTCGCTCGGTGAACTGAACGGGGCAGGCTTAGTCACCCAGTTAATCAAAATAGCAGTGGACTGTGAAAATGATGCGTATTTAACGGCATGAGGAGCCATAGCTAAAGCCGAGGGATATGGAATGGTCAATCATGATGACGTATTTGACGCACTGGCGGCCAGCCACCGACGACAGTTACTAGTAGAGCTACTCTCCAGCCCCCAACACGTCCCAGAACCGTCTGGTATTTCCCGAGAGGTTGCAGAAGCGGACGAAAACCTCCTTCAGAGATATCTATCCAGTTCTCGAACGATTGCAAAAGTGGACGAATATTCGGTCAGTATGCACCATATTCACCTTCCTAAATTGGCAGAGTATGGATTCATCGGGTGGGATTTAGATCACAATCTCGTAGCACAAGGACCCCGTTTTGACGAGATAAAACCTCATCTCAGACTATTGGCTGAACACGAGGATGGTCGCCGCACAAACGGTCCCGTCGTAACCCATCGTAGGTGAGGGTTGG
Above is a window of Natronorubrum tibetense GA33 DNA encoding:
- a CDS encoding C45 family autoproteolytic acyltransferase/hydolase, which translates into the protein MDDTAVDTTAYTDLVAGSTSFPEQARRRGDTEREAVEWAIDELESIVDEQGGNLEPLLEYARRSRESLPERHLRAYEAMAETFDVDPEVYDVYVFAYSELCEELADGSGRSEKNPKGCTNALAAPPKVESDGGFDTDSAETTADPCASDAGPLVLKNRDIAGRGTRPKSIIEQPPIDDYYGFLTVDTCGTISTFKGVNDQGLVAANTFIDSKRDDVDPEDQLRNGTVIRMILEECATVDEARELLESHPTRHLCGQTLFLVDATDTSLLEVDPVAERIVVDDDPVVTRTNHFVNGESTQTESSTERRERSLELLEGADRLDRDDLWNFAQDHANGPGDDSICRHPELETDEPHAFGQLTTASTAIFEGGSPVIEVAMGNPCKTERTRCAFGDKVPTDLRTGHRCLDRLH
- a CDS encoding DUF7344 domain-containing protein, which encodes MVNHDDVFDALAASHRRQLLVELLSSPQHVPEPSGISREVAEADENLLQRYLSSSRTIAKVDEYSVSMHHIHLPKLAEYGFIGWDLDHNLVAQGPRFDEIKPHLRLLAEHEDGRRTNGPVVTHRR